A stretch of the Aphanothece sacrum FPU1 genome encodes the following:
- a CDS encoding HNH endonuclease codes for MVINNFIGLNVRKRANYLCEYCHSPERSNATPFTIDHLIPQSLGGSDDLSNLALACHRCNQRRYNFTSGIDPQTQTEVSLFNPRYHHWSEHFIWTKDGLNIIGTGVGT; via the coding sequence GTGGTTATTAACAATTTTATCGGTTTAAATGTTCGTAAAAGGGCCAATTATTTGTGTGAATATTGTCACTCTCCCGAACGTTCAAACGCCACTCCTTTTACAATTGATCATCTTATTCCTCAATCTTTAGGTGGATCAGACGATTTGAGTAATTTAGCTTTAGCTTGTCATCGTTGTAACCAAAGAAGGTATAACTTTACTTCTGGAATTGATCCACAAACTCAAACAGAAGTATCATTATTTAATCCAAGATATCATCATTGGTCAGAGCATTTTATCTGGACAAAAGACGGATTAAATATTATAGGAACTGGCGTGGG
- a CDS encoding Uma2 family endonuclease — MNTITLNVKPVQLTDEEFYQLCQVNQAWRLELTAKGELLIMSPLGGKSGSREARLISKIWLWNEQTKLGIVFSSSTVFRLPNGGKRSPDVAWVKLERWDSLTDEEQEKFPPLCPDFLIELRSRTDNLEDLQEKMAEYLDAGLRLGWLINPQQQQVEIYRLNQDKEIISLPANLSGEDVLHDFILDIPVI; from the coding sequence ATGAACACCATCACGCTTAATGTAAAACCCGTTCAACTCACCGATGAAGAGTTTTATCAACTTTGCCAAGTCAATCAAGCATGGCGATTGGAATTAACGGCTAAAGGAGAATTATTGATTATGTCCCCATTAGGTGGAAAAAGTGGTAGTCGAGAAGCCAGATTAATTAGTAAAATATGGTTATGGAATGAACAAACAAAATTAGGAATCGTCTTTAGTTCTTCAACTGTTTTTCGTTTACCTAATGGGGGAAAACGTTCCCCTGATGTGGCATGGGTTAAATTAGAAAGATGGGATAGTTTAACGGATGAAGAACAAGAAAAATTTCCTCCTTTATGTCCTGATTTTCTGATAGAGTTACGTTCCAGAACCGACAATTTAGAAGACTTACAAGAGAAAATGGCGGAATATCTTGATGCAGGATTACGGTTAGGATGGTTAATTAATCCCCAACAGCAACAAGTAGAAATTTATCGACTAAATCAAGATAAAGAAATTATATCTCTTCCTGCTAATTTATCGGGGGAAGATGTGTTACATGATTTTATTTTAGATATACCTGTTATATAA
- a CDS encoding type II toxin-antitoxin system HicB family antitoxin encodes MIDINDYIKNYSYLVEFSSEDEAYLAKCLELDIMAHGDSQEEAIQEIKEAVRVHLLMLLEDGDQIPQHKSMIVKL; translated from the coding sequence ATGATTGATATTAATGATTACATTAAAAATTATTCTTATCTCGTTGAATTTTCCTCAGAAGATGAGGCATATTTAGCTAAATGTTTAGAATTGGATATTATGGCACATGGAGATAGTCAAGAGGAAGCAATTCAAGAAATTAAAGAAGCAGTTAGGGTTCATTTATTGATGTTATTAGAAGATGGGGATCAAATTCCTCAACATAAATCAATGATAGTTAAGCTATAA
- a CDS encoding toxin HicA — protein sequence MMDIDEAIRELEKTKNIKFSRLMKITESFFDQPRNRGSSHYPFKVPWQGEPRINLQKGKDGNAKPYQVKQVRLALLKLKQIQQGENHD from the coding sequence ATGATGGATATTGATGAAGCTATCAGGGAACTTGAAAAGACTAAAAATATTAAATTTTCTCGTTTGATGAAGATTACAGAAAGTTTTTTTGATCAACCCAGAAATAGAGGTTCAAGTCATTATCCTTTTAAAGTACCTTGGCAGGGAGAACCCAGAATAAATCTTCAAAAAGGTAAAGACGGTAATGCAAAACCTTATCAAGTTAAACAAGTAAGATTAGCTTTACTTAAACTCAAACAAATTCAACAAGGAGAAAATCATGATTGA